CTGGCTTTTGATATATAACAACTCCAATTCCATTGACATCTTGAGACTTTACCACTGTTCTCCAGCAGATTGATTTAATCAGAGTAACCATTGCTGCACAAGCAGAAACGAACATTTCAATTAGCATGGAAAAATATTCACCAAATGACAAAATTCAGATAAAATCTCTAGGATGTTGAATATTCTCGATAGAATATATGACAACCCACGAACCATTCCAGTCATCTTGGTCTCTTTGCTCTTGACGGTAGACAGGGGTTGCAGACCAAATGAAATATCCTCCAGGCCTCAGTACTCTATTAAGCTCCAACAATGGTTTTCCACCTGCCATTCAAAGTGGAAGATTAATTAAACAAAAaaaaatcaaggaaaataagGATGCACTTTTCAAAACAGGACACGACTCGAAATCAACAGGGAAGCCCAAGGAACCCATGGAACCTATCGAACGTGATGTGCGCCACATACTGCACGTCCATGGGCAACCCAATCTCCATCTCATAGCTGTCGTCTTCGCCTTCACCACTGCCCACCGGCCTGCACCCAAGCAACGAATTTCGCCTGAATATGTGAGTCGAGCACGGCGTCGAGGGCCGGAACGTGACGCGCGGCCTTCGGCTCGATGGGGCTTCTTTCGTGCATGAGCGGCAAGAGCGAGGCCGCTGCTTCTGATCCTGGGCATCGCGGCGAGGGGGGCGGACCTATGCGGGGTCGGTTGCAGTGTGTGGGGGGAAGGGGTGCAGTCGCGGACCTGTGGTGCGGGTGGCACGCGAACGCGTCGGGCTGGACGTCGAGTGGCGCCCCAGCTTCAGCGGCGCCTACAGCAAAACAGCCATTCACCAGCTCTGCGTCGGGCGTCGCTGCCTCATCTTCCAGCTTCTCCACGCCGACTACGTCCCCAACACGCTGGATGAGTTCCTCATCGACCCGGACTACACATTCGTCGGCGTGGGCTCGAGAACGACTACGACCTGGATGTGGCGAACGCGGAGGACCTGGCCGAACTCGCGGCGAAGGAGATGGGGCGCCCGGACCTCCGCAACGCGGGCCTGCAGGGCATCGCGAGAGCCGTCATGGACGCCCACGTCGAGAAGCCGCAGCGGGTGAGGACGGGCCCCTCGGACGCGTCATCCCTCTCCGACGAGCAGATCGAGTAGGGTTCGCGCAGGGGTGAGGTGTGGACGCCCTCCTCAGCTTCTTgcgcaggcggcggcggcgggtttCGCGAGGATTCTTGCGCAGGCGGCAGCGGCGGGGTTCGCGAGGGTTCTTGCGTAGGCGGTGGCGGGGTTCGCGAGGGCTGGCTTGCGGGCGTGAGATCGGTTCGGTAGTGGAGGTTTCGCGGCGTGCGGGCTTGAGGGCGTCCGAGATTCGCGGCGGATGCGGAGGACAGGCGGGCGTGCGGAGGTTTCGCGCGGGGCTGGCGTGCGGTAGGCGTTGGGtagggcgggggcagtctacaatgccttcttaatagttgtagagataAGTATCTGTTTTTTCTAATGAATAGATGTGCTCAGTTCACAGCAATACGATTGATCATGTACATAGTGCAGTATTTGTTTTTTCATAGTGTAGTATCGGTTTTCTGTATCGGTTTCCAAATGGCAGACATGGTATTTTCCTCCCAAGGATATTTGTCTCCCCCGAAAAAACTGCGTCAAGTGAATCAAAGGTAGGAATTTTCCTCCAACGGATATTTGACTATTGTTGCCAAACTAGTCCTTGGTAAGATATCCATCAATGAGATTTTAAATGTCACTTAATTTTCTGGAAGAATTTTTTCTCTTGGGTATATTTTCCCGTCACTCTTTGGGAACTAATGGGGAGAGCTCTTGAGGCTAGCATTACTGTCGCGGGAGCCGGTCGAAAGAATCACCTGGCCTcgggaggccacggaaaaaagttTCTCCTGAGCAAATATCAGCTGGATGATGAACTTCCAAACAATCGATGGACAAACCCAAAAAAATAACCCGTGTGAGCTTTTTTTCCAAAGAAAAGACCAGAAAACCAGTGGGGTTTTGAGCTGCCAAAGCAGCCCTTAGAACATCGGACGCGGACGCGAACGACCTCTTCTCCGTCGATGAATCCGTACGACGTCTCGTGAATGCTTCGCGCGATGGAACATCGGACGTTTGTGTAAGGGGCCGGTATGCATGCCCTGGGTTAGTATCACCTCGCCTAGCCAAGGGACCGTGTTGCACTTATAAGGGCGGGCCTCCCTCTTCTCTCAGCCTAGGTTTTGGGAGCGAGGTGCCCGTCTGAATAGGCTGCACGCGAGCGCATGAACGTCCGACGCTGGCGATGGTGGGCTTTGGCGGACTGACCCAGTGGGTGCGTTACAAATGATATCGGAGCCCACATTGCTGCTGCTGCCTGGGAGAGCTTTGGGCCTCTTTATGCATGCCCTGGGTTAGTACCACCTCGCCTAGCCAAGGGGGCCGTGTTGCACTTATAAGGGcgggcctccctcctctctcagCCTAGGTTTTGAGAGCGAGGTGCCCGTCTGAATAGGCTGCGCGCGAGCGCATGAACGTCCGACGCTGGCGATGGTGGGCTTTGGCGGACTGACCCAGTGGGTGCGTTACAGTTTGCTCATGTGCCTGTGCAGGGATGTCGTGGCGGAGCTCTATAAAATTAACGTTTcggggttgcccgtgcgttgcgacggtttacaacaatacccacgtaaactatctatcaaaaaaatttcaagattttttattgattgtctccgctctctgtataatatattttttgatttggctaactgatgttattgtttactccatgtaaatatgtcttggtacaacacggccaatgaagtgagtgattagaagagagttcacgacgattgactgaatgaacagagattataaaatgacataattccatcatacacagaccaaataagagaaagtttgtgagatcaagtttatAAAATAAGTCTCACGAAGTCAAActaataaaaaagatagatcaaaatatggagtgattgctaaagtcaggcatcaataaaaactaaatgcgctccatataaattacgctacttcgtagcaattactaacgtttaaaaccaacaaataacctttcattttgctgttagtgtgacaaaacattgctgctccatccaattcagcaacctcaaacaccatgtagtccattgcgccaatgtggtctcagaaacgacctaatgcttgcaagagcaaagaacgttgtgccgtgcttgggctgtagcctcggcccgtagtgctggcccgacccaacacgattatttttttattttacaaaaaaacgtatatacctatatacaatttatattcaatattaaaaacatcttagcataatgttctactggttagacagtttcacccagtgtctctcgcccttcttccatcagggcatgggttcgaaccctACCTCCTGCatcgttttttaacattttatgctAATTTATTTAAATGGATCGAtaggctaacgggctggcccgacacagttagcaggccgtcATGACTTGCCTGTGCCATAGTCGTGGCCCGTGTCGGACgtcgttacgctgatttaattaaatggatcgacgggctaacgggctggcccgacacagttagcagaccgacatgacgtgcctgtgccatagttgtggcccgcgtgcatctagcccgtgtcgggcgtcgttacgttgatttaattaaatggatcgacggacTAACGGGCTAACctgacacagttagcaggccggcatgacgtgcctgtgccatagttgtggcccgcgtgcatctagcccgtgtcgggcgtcgtttgacatctatagacgtgcagcagattaatttgaaatagctgtgaggggttatttgtaaaaaaatgacgcatgacgaccgttgaaactgatgctttaagtatagtatagatagtactccctccgtttcgttttacaAGTTGTTTCCAATATCTTCGTACAGATTAAGGAATCTATGGATTGACGATTTTGCCCTCCCACAAGCCTCGGCTTAGGTCTTGGCATTTCGTCCAACCTTAGCGGGTAAACACCTGCTGCAAGGGCAAAAATGGTAGTTTACTTTTTATTTGAACTAGAACGACAACTATTATGACTCGTTTTGTTTTACACTAGCGGCGACAAATAAAACGAAACGAATGGAGTATTTACTTCAATTCAGTATCTAAAAATACAATAAATTTGATAAAAAGATATAAAAGTATCTAATTAGAGATGATTTAGTCTTTCCCTGCCTCTAGTAAACTTGATGAAAAGATATAAAAATACAATAGCTTGTTGTTCACTAGAAATAGAACCACTCTTACATACTGCTGGGTGCTGGCgctgggccgagacggcgagacgCAGGGGCCAGGGGCTAGCGGCGCTTCCTGCGCGGCTGCAGCAGGCAGCACGGCACGCGGCCAGGGGCTCCGGCACGCAGCAGGCAGCAGTGCAGCACGGCACGGGGCACGCCGCACGCGGCCACGCGCGGCTGACGCCTGGCAGCCAGAGGCGCAGAGCACAGGCTGACGGACGCACGGCAAGACGGAGTGACGGACACAGGATTGCAGGAAGCAAGCAAGACGGCACGGCAAAACGGTTCTGCTCTCGTTCCTGGCGGCTGCGGCTCGGACGGACGCTGGACGCAGGAAGTAGAACGGCAGAAGGCTGTTAGGGTTTTTTTAGCCAAAATATCTACTATATATATAAATTATTTTTGGGCTACGACTAGGTCCAATATCCGCCCCTCATAGGGTGGACCATTGGAGGTCCCGTGTAGGATTAGACTACCTTCAGCATACTCTTTATCTTACTCTCTATCTCACCCATTATTTTAAACTTGACTTTACAAACTCTTTAGCAGATTCTTTATCCCACTTTCTATTGTAGTCCCTATTTCAAACTCTACTCTATAAACAGTATGATCTATAATGCAAAATAGTAATTTGCACATTCCATGCATGAGTTTTTTTACGGGTGGGTCTTCGGTGGAGACAACCTAATTTAGGCAATATATGGGGCATAGCGAGCACATTATCCGTTTGAAAAAGAAAGCGAGACACACCTAGGCCTGGGAATGGGTCATAATCCGATCCTAACCCCACTTTAATCCTAGAATACTAAGGAGTAGATCCAGCCCTACTTGAATCCAAACTAATTTCGTGCAGCTCAATCCAAACTGATTTTAAAGCCTTTGCCACCCAACCCTGCCCCGATCCTTTCAAAATCCATGACAATATTACATTAGCAATCCAAGGGCCCCCACAAACATGCATGCACCACCACTAGCTTATTGAATTAGTATAATCCATGGACTCACACATACATGGCCACCCATTGCAGAACGCAAGTCTACCAAAAATACAGACCGAAACAGAACTGACATCTTCTGATTTCCCAATCATCCAGGTTGCCGCTCTTAGCTTCTGGTGACGAGCCGGAACAAGATTCGCTCTTCAGGTCCATCATGTAGAAATGTATGCTTGGATGTTGATATTTCACATCCATCTGTATCAAAATACACATCATAAGCATATATATTAGTCCCGGAACTGACAGCAAACATCAATACGAGACTTAGGTTGTCTGAAACCACTTCTCCACATATCCATACCTTCAATTTAGAGACGGTTTGCAGAAATAATGCAGTAATTAATGCAGTAATTAATGCAGTAAATAATTCAGAAATAATGCAGTAAATAATGTCAGAAACGGATCTCGTATCCTAGCTGGATAGCAGGCAACGGTTCAGTAGTTCCCAAACAACTGCTTTGCAGAAATAATGCAGTAATTGTTTCCATTAGAGGTTGCAACAGATGCTCTAAGTAAACCTTGAATGTGCACAgatgaaggagaaggtaagtcACTTTGTTATCACTGAATCATCGATCTTGCTACACTCAACAACAGGCTATTCTACTAAACATCTGCTCATTGGACCTAAATCTGAAAATGGTGAATCATGAAATTGAGTTTGTATTAAAGAAATGGTGGTGAGCTACCTACAATTACTAATCCAATTATTTATAAAATCTGAATTACTCCACTGTTGCAGTCTTGCTGCTCCAACAGTGAAAATGTTTCTAAAGAGATGAAACTTTGGTGattaagaaaatgaaaaaataTTGTTTTACCTACATCAAATTTCCCAatcatcttcttcatcatctgAATCAAACATTCGCTTTCCTGTCATTGGTTCACCTACATGAATTAATGTAGATAATTCAAGTCATTGTCATGTAGTTCATTGTTGCCGATGTAAAGATAAGATAGAAGCAAAGTCTACTTTTATATGATAATTTACCTTCTTCTTCATCATTGAATCCAATCAACCAGTCTTTGGCACagactaagggtgtgtttggttcagctgtgagctgtggaaaagctGCTGTGAGCATCCTGCTGTGGAGAAGCAGAAAGTCGTTTGGTTCAAACTACTGTGAAACTGTAGATTTGTTGTAAATTGTCTGTAATGCCCTTGAGACCCTGATACACTGTTTGTATGCAAAAGACTTATAATAATGAGATATTTGTATTACtatgacataaataaatattAAAAATATGATTAATTATACAATAGCATGAAATTGTTCATCGCAAAAGACTTGCCATCTAGATAACTATCTTATACCTCTCTTCCATTTACTATTGAAGTAGCTATCCTATCACGAATGGTGTTCATAGTAACTTCATTCTCTCCCTCTATCTCTTGATCACCATCGTGAGCATGCTCAACATTTGATCCTCTAAGCATGTAGTTCTCATCTGCATCACATCTTCGAAACTCCTTATCTTCCAATTGGCTATCACGAATGAAGTTATGCAATGCAAAACAAGCTATAATGATCTCAACTTGTCGCTGAAGTGGGAAACTCGGCATGGATTTCAAAATGCGCCATTTTTGCTTGAGGACACCAAATGCACGTTCAATCACATTGCGGAGGGAGGAATGCAAGAAGTTGAATAGCTCATGCTTCCCTTGGGGTGGACGCCCACGTCGATGACGAAATTCTGGAATATGGTATGTCGTCCCCTTAAAAGGTGCAAGGTACCCAATTCGATTTGGATAACCAGAGTCGACAAGATAGTATTTATCTGGgaaataaaaaatatattaaCATTGTGGTTTTAGCACATATCAAGAATTAATAAGTACTAGTTACCTTTAGGAGGGACAGGAAACGAATCAAAGTTTGCTAAGGCGTGGTTGAGGATCCTTGTGTCATGTGCAGATCCCGCCCATCCAGCAACCACAAATGTGAATCTCATGTCAAAATCACATATTGCAAGTACATTTTGTGATGTATCTCCATGAAGATTAGTGTAGTTAACCGTCTCATCAGTCGGGACCACAACCTTAACGTGTGTTCCATCTATAGCACCGATAGCACCTTTGAAATGAGGCTAGAAACGATCTTCTTTCACCTTCTCATGTTCATTTCTAAATGTGGAATCTTTTGGTTTGATATTCTTTTTTGCTAACTTAAGTAAACACTTCAACACTTCCTTGAACTTCATGTGAATAGTCCATGTTGACCTTGTGAAACGATTTTCAGCTTGGGAAAATGATTGGGGCCCTCCAACAATCCATAAGAACATCGCCAATGCTTCAATGGATGTCACATTTCGAGATGATGTCAAACCATATGTGGACACTAATAAATCATGAAGTGCCATAAAAACATCCGGACTCATCCGAAACATCTTGTAGAACTTCCTTGGACGTCGAAAGCACTTCATCACCCAATCATAACCAGTTTCTGGATCTTCTTTTGATATATATTCATCTTTCTGCAAGTACCGCTCATTGTAGAGAGAACCTATGTTACCAAGAAGGGCAGCATGTTGAGATAGCTCATTCAATAAAAGAAGTGATTGATGTCCCTTTTTCCCTAATTCTCCCACACTTGCATCCATCTACACAAAAAAGGAGACAATTGGCACAACCATACAAGAAAAGTAAATTTATTTCAAGCATTCAACCATACAAGGGAAATGAGTCTCAAACATACAACCATACATAGGAAAATTGTCTCAAGCATTCAACCATACATAGGATCCTTGTCTCAAGCATACAACCATACATAGGAAAATTGTCTCAAACATACAACCATACAAGGGAAATGAGTCTCAAGCATAGAAAAATTTCACATGCTTTCACCATCTTACAAGGATACAAGGAAAAAGATGATCATGTGGTTGACTTCTTGTGCTCTCTTTCAATTAAATCAAACCTTCCTTCATTTGTTTCAAGAGCAAATAGTATCTCTCTAAATTCAGCCTTCATAATCAATGAAGTGGCTGTGTGCATCATAGCAGTTTTTTCTTGAATCCCACATGCTTTCACCATCTTCATAGCCTCTGCAATAGTTGGCACTAGGTTGGCTTGGAGAGGAGCTGATGATGCCTCAACACTTGTGCTTATTTTTTCATCTGCACTCTCAATCTTCATACAAGTGTTCTTGTACATCTGATAAAATGGACTCTTCTCTTCCTTCTCTTGAGCTGCTCCGGACATTTGTTTGCGCTTCTTCGGTTTCGGTTTGTTCCAAGCTTCATTGGTTTTCTCTGTGACCTCTAAcacatcatcactagaggaatcaCATGAGGAAACATCTCCTGGACACATTGCAGTAGCACCCGTGACATGCACCTTGTCaaacaagaagtgcaaatcatcaagGTGTTTTGGTCCATGTTTCCGAAACCTCACATGGTTGCACTTCGTACCCCTCTCAGGATTATTGCATTTCTGAAAAAATATGCAGCGTGTTAGGGGCAAACATATTATGAAGTCATCATGTATTCAGCTGAAAAAAGACATTACCTCAAGGTGTTCATCCCACCATGTGTTAGAGCAATCAACAGTTTGATTTGCCTCGTTCCACCCAAGTCCAGTGGCAACAATCTTCAATTCCATAAATTGTGTAAAATCTTTCTTCAGATTGTCTAATTTATTCTTCAATTGTGTCTTCGTGCATTTCTTTTTCGTTCTTGCAAAAAATTTATCCTCCACATTCTTCCAACCAATTCTAGTGAAAATACCTTGAGGCCTATTCCCAGCTAAAATTTCTTCCTTACAAACATCAATCAAGTGCTTCACAAGGTCATCACCCCAAATTGTCTTCTCAGCCATACTTTAGTAAATAAAAACACAATAAAACACAATAGATTATCAACAGAAGCAACCATTTGAGCTAGATTATCACCACAAGCAACCATTCAAGCTCAAGATTTGTGGAGGAGCATGTCACCTTCACTGTCCAGAGACGAGGATGAGCAGCAGGGGCGCCGGGAGTGGGGAAGACTGCCGGGGAAGGGGCGCAGGGGAGGGTTGCCCGGGGACGCGCGGGCCTGGATCCACGCCGGGGAGGGTTGCCGAGGGAGGGCCGCCGGGCTCGGATCCACGCCGAGGAGAGCGCCGCCGGGGGAGACGCGGCACCAGAGGACGAGCCACCGGGGGATGCTTCACAACTGAGGACGAACCGCCGGGGAGGAGCGCCGCCGGGCTCGGATCCACGCCGAGGAGGAGCGCCGCCGGGCTCTGATGCACGCCGGGGAGGAGCGCCGCTGGGGAGGAGCGCCGCCAGGGAGGTGCGCCGCCGGCTGCAACCCTAGCAGCTCGAGCAGGGAGCTCGTGGGGCGTGGTTGTCGTGTGTTGTTTGGGAAAAGAACGAACCGTTATCTTCATAACCAGTGGCAGTGGGTAATTTTCTCCAACTTGGTTTGCCCCCAACGCAGCAAAAGCAGCCCCCAACCTGCTGTAGAAAATGAACTAGCAAAAGAAGGCTGCTGTGGGAAAATCAACTGTAGATTGGACCCCTTTGGTTCAGCTTCTGCTTTTCCACAGCAGAAGCAGGTTGGAGAAGTCCAACCAAACGCTCCCTAAAGCTTCAAGTGTTTCAGGAGATACTGATGTCCTATTTTTTCCAAGAATTCTACCAGCTGCACTAAAGGCAGATTCTGAGGATACCGTACTCACAGGAATAGCCAAAAAATCTCTAGCCATCAAAGACAATATTGGATAGGCATCTATGTTTTTCTTCCACCATCCTAAAACATTGAAGTTTTCATCCGGCTTGACAAGGATCCTAGGGTCCTCCAAGTAAGTATCCATTTCTGTTCGCTCTGGACGGGCATCCATATTTTGATATGCAAATTGAGCAAATGCATGTTCCACCCTTCTTTTACCGCAGAGAGGTGAAGAAGTAAAAGTCTCACTTCTCATCTGATCCTCATGAGGAATAAAGGCAGGCAAACTAGGACTCCTCATGATTTTCTCATACTCTAGGTAATATTTCTTCAAGTACCTTTTGAGCTCCCTCATCTTCACATCAACATTATCACCAACTGTGTAGAAATAGAACTTGACAAATTCGGTCTTCATTGATGGATCTAGAACATCAGCTATGAGCAACACAATATTAGGATTTTCCCAATATTTTTGGAACTTAGCATACATAACATTTGCCATCTCATTAATGAGTTCATTTGAGTTCCAAGTCACATCAAGCAGCACACCTCGGATAACGAGCAACAACTTGAGAAAAAGATGAGCTGTGGGATGTCTATCGGCTGAGAATGCTTTGGTTGCATCACTAAACTCTTGTAGAAAACCATGAAGAGCTTCTGCCTTTGACCAATCTTCTTCAGTGGGACATTCATGATGTTGCTGTGTTGCATACCTATTAAGAGCAGCCTTATATTTTAGTGCTTCATTTAACATATCATAGGTTGCATTCCAACGATGTGGAACATCAAGAATCAGCCCTGATTTACTTTTAAGACCCAATGCTTGAACAATAGAATTGAAGATCTGCAAACAAGATGGTGTAGATGTCACGACCTTGATAATATCACTCACGCTCCCGATTGCATTTGGAACGACTTTCAGTCCAGCTTGAACCATGATATTGAGCACATGAGAAGAACATCTCACATGGAGGTGTTCACCACTAAAAAACATCTGACTACCCAATGCATCTCGCATATCTTTTATTGCTCTATTGTTTACACTAGCATTGTCCAATGTTAGAGTAAACAAATCCCCAACCAATCCCCACTCTAGCAAACAAGAGGTAATACCATCTTGCACAACATAAGATGTATGAGGGAAGGAAATTTTCTTGAATGCAATGATCTTTTTGTGCAAATCAAAGTCTTCACTAATGAAATGTGCTGTTACACCAAGATAGCCAAGGTTTTGGTTAGAGGACCAAAGATCAGCAGTCAAACTAACATGGGATTTCAACTTCGTAAATTGGTCCATCAATTGCAACTTctcctcttcatacaacaaaatgCAATCTGAACGGACAGTCTGTCGACCGACTAATCGAAAAGATAGTTGGCAGTAATTTATCATTTCTTTCCAGGATGGATCTTCACACTTTCGAAATGAAATCTCTGCGCTAAGGAAGTACTTGGTTATTAGACCTCGAAAGACTACAGGGTCGAAAACATGAGCCTCATCAGGTTTTGTTTTTTGGGTCGCTAAGAACCTTTGTCTCTCTTCTTGTGAAATTGCATGGCAATACGTAGAAATGTGCCTATTCAGATGAGTTGTACCTTTACCCGCAACAGAAGATAAGTGGGCCTTACAGTATTTGCAGATCGCCTTCTCTTTCCCATCTACTAGCTCTGAATCAACATAATCCCAAACTTTAGCCCTTCTTTTTGTTGATCTGCTTGACTGATCAGTTGAAATAACATCATCCATTTCTGGAGCTGATGAAACCCTCTCCATGGCTAGACTGCAAGATCACCAAATAAAAATCGTTACACAAGTTATAAGTGAGGCACACGCCTAGGAATATGGCCTAAAAAATCACAACCAATTTACGTACGGGTAGGGTGCGTGAGATGATACCGAGCCTGCAGCAGGCAGAAACTACCGGTCATAACACATTCTTTTTCACTATTTATTATTGTTAATCGGGTGTAATGATGCCAGAGCCTGTGCTAGCTAGGAATCTGTGATACAGTAGTATACGATCGTGCCTGATAGAAGAGATAGATACTGCACCTCTGTGTAGGTGTTGTGCCGTGCAGTGGGCTAGTGATAGTGACATAGCCAGAATTTGGCATTAGCAATTGAATCGTGAAATACAAAACTTCCCATTAGCAAAGATGTTCCGTTTTCTTGGCAAAGATGGAGTTCGTTGGTGAGAGATGCTTATCCAAAACTTGCCATTAGCAATTGAATCGTGAAATACAAATCTCAACGGACCTGGGATTGAGCAAACTGGGAGGATCCGGGTGCAGCGGTAGCCAAGGTGCTCACGCCGACCAGTCCTAGGCTCCCAGCTGAATGCAGATCAGGAGAAGCCCCTGCGCGGAGCAAACTGGGAGGATCCGGGCGCGAGGCGGTCAGGAGAAAACTGCGCGGAATGCAGATCGCCGCAGGGGAGGTGTCGGTGGCGTGCGTCGCTTGCAGGATGAAGCGAGCGTCGCTTGCAGGATGAAGCGACACGGCGTGCTCCAGACGCCGGCGGGCCCCTCGGCGCTCACCGCCGCTATTCGGACGAccatgttgagaactacgttaccacggatcaccagatccgctcccttcccttccgtcagcagtagaggcgcgagaagttgtggaagacccgtctcccttcccattagcacgacagaggaaacacaataAACACAATTATGGGTTGGGCATctgcctctttctcttctctgtaatatgaaggggtgtacaggttccttatatagagatatgagacccctcaggggcaaagccggtatttgcccacataaccctaactagggttacttaacactcccccttgggcgaataccgcgaccaacacatgcctcgttaaaactccgaaaaacccagtgggaaaaatgtggagaaagagtgcatggtgatacaaattgcatttgcactttgatgcctcgttaaaaacctcatgtgagaaacttcaagaaaactcaccaaggaaaaaagagtacaacaactgtcatcgggacagatttcgatcctttgggatctagattctatcgaatcttctacaagggctaactttagaaatgtgctccccctgatccttgcaaaaccatatcaataaggcaaaacatcttcttcaagaagtatatgcacataaagactTAGCAAgcagattgcatatccttgcaaggactaattcaggaactttacctctagtcacttctaggatatacgaggtaagtgcacgtatcaatataaataagccactttgattgatggtgtttgatcgactggatctatatatttgatagaaagttccataaaggttcacatattgatcatcaagttgacgccttcagggcatagaatatgacatttattgtcacacgattgtgatcaatataagcattcgctccccctgacgatgacatctgtcaaagtcattatccctcataactcaagcatattcttcaagatatatgtcttattgttcatctggaatcacgagaatggatgaggttggggtactatcattttctatcttacaccacaatttatacatagttgtgcaaagcaaataacatgtccttcaataggacttaggggataatatagttgcaataatacatattctaaatatgacacatcgctccaggcgttcatccattgcaacatctatgatggtgtaacaaaagtccatcaaagatcgtaatccatcagggatttttcatcgataagatatatcgttatagtctgtcattctggcacaatggggatatttagccagtaacacctaaaccttataggtttctgccatc
This portion of the Zea mays cultivar B73 chromosome 2, Zm-B73-REFERENCE-NAM-5.0, whole genome shotgun sequence genome encodes:
- the LOC100277678 gene encoding uncharacterized LOC100277678, with protein sequence MAEKTIWGDDLVKHLIDVCKEEILAGNRPQGIFTRIGWKNVEDKFFARTKKKCTKTQLKNKLDNLKKDFTQFMELKIVATGLGWNEANQTVDCSNTWWDEHLEKCNNPERGTKCNHVRFRKHGPKHLDDLHFLFDKVHVTGATAMCPGDVSSCDSSSDDVLEVTEKTNEAWNKPKPKKRKQMSGAAQEKEEKSPFYQMYKNTCMKIESADEKISTSVEASSAPLQANLVPTIAEAMKMVKACGIQEKTAMMHTATSLIMKAEFREILFALETNEGRFDLIEREHKKSTT